The region TGGAATGAAGTGACCCAATCAGCCTGAGCTTCAACGCCAGAACGGAAAACACGATGAACAATCACCATCGGATACTCATCATCGGCGGCGGTACCGCCGGCATCACGGTGGCAGCCCGCATGCTGCGCGAGGGCCACCGGGACGTCGCCGTCATCGAACCGTCCGACACCCACTACTACCAGCCCCTGTGGACGCTGGTCGGTGGCGGTCAAGCCGAGATGCGCTCCAGCGAACGCCCGGAAGCAGCAGTCATGCCTCGCGGTGCCACCTGGATCCGCAATGCCGCTGCGTCCGTCGACCCCGACACCAACACGGTCACGTGCGCCGACGGGACGCGCTACTCCTACGACGTCCTCGTCGTGTGCCCCGGCATCCAGCTCGACTGGGACCGCATCCCCGGCGTCACCGACACCCTCGGTCGCGACGGCGTGTCGTCCAACTACCGCGTCGACCTCGCCCCGCGCACATGGGATTTCGTCAAGGACCTCCGCAGCGGCACCGCGGTGTTCACGATGCCGTCCGGCCCGATCAAGTGCGCGGGCGCACCCCAGAAGATCGCCTACCTGGCCTGTGATCACTGGCGCAGGGAGGGCGTGCTCGACGACATCGACGTGCACCTGGTGGTTCCGACGCCGCGCATCTTCGGCATCCCCGCGATCGCCGAGAACCTCGAGAAGGTCATCGCCGACTACGGCATCCAGCTGCACACCAGCACCGAGGTGGCCTCGGTGGACCCGGCCGGCAAGAAGGTCGCGTTGCGCAGTGTCGGCGACGGCGGTGACGACGGCCACCTGCCGTACGACATGCTCCACGTCGTGCCGCACCAGTCGGCACCGGACTGGGTCAAGGCCAGTCCGCTGTCCACCGGTGATGCGAACGGTTACGTCGAGATCGACAAGTACACGCTGCAGCACACCCGCTATCCCAACGTGTTCGCCCTCGGCGACGCCGGCTCCTCACCGAACTCGAAGACCGGCGCGGCCGTTCGCAAGCAGGCACCGGTCGTCGTCGACAACGTGACCGCCTATCTGGCCGGACGGCCGCTCACCGCAACGTACGACGGCTACGCGTCCTGCCCCATCGTCACGTCCTCGCACAGCATGTTGATGGCTGAGTTCGACTACAACCTCGAGATGAAACCGTCTGTGCCACTGCTGGATCCGACGAAGCCGCACCACTCGTACTGGTATCTGAAGAAGTACGGCCTGCCGGCGATGTACTGGCACCTGATGCTCAAGGGCCTCGCCTAGTTCAGGGCACGGTCACCGAGACGTGGCCCGGCAGCGACGGCACGCGGGTGGCCCGCACGTAGACGGTGTCGCCCTCCCGCAGGCCGAGCGCCTCGGCGTCACCGCGGGTGATCTGCGCGGTGAAGGGGGCCTGCGTGGCGGCGTTGGTGAGTTCCAGACGGACCTCGAACCCCAGGAACACGATGCGGTCGATCGTCGCCTTCGTGACACCGGTGGCCGCGACGGTGTCATCCGAGTTGACGATCGCCATCTCGGGATTGCGGCCGACGCGGATGTCGTGCGGGCGCACCAGGGCGCCGTTGAGCGAGGACACCGCGCCGAGGAACGACATCACGAAGGCGTTCGCCGGTGTGTCGTACACGTCGGTGGGTGACCCCACCTGCTCGATGCGGCCCTTGTTGAGCACCGCGATGCGGTCGGCGACATCGAGCGCCTCCTGCTGATCGTGCGTCACCAGCACCGTGGTCACGTGGACCTCGTTGTGCAGGCGGCGCAGCCACGCGCGCAGATCCTCGCGCACCTTGGCGTCCAACGCGCCGAAGGGCTCGTCGAGCAGCAGCACCTGCGGATCCACCGCCAGCGCACGTGCCAGCGCCATCCTCTGCCGCTGACCACCCGAGAGCTGATTGGGGTAACGGGTCTGGAAACCCGCCAGCCCGACCACCTCCAAGAGGTTGTCGACCTTCGCCTTGATCTCGGCCTTCGACTTCTTGCGGATCTTCAGTCCGAACGCGACGTTCTCGCGCACCGTCAGGTGCTTGAACGCCGCGTAGTGCTGGAACACGAAACCGATGCCGCGCTTCTGCGGTGGCACGTCCGTGACGTCGTTGCCGTGGATCGTGATCGTGCCGGTGTCCGGCCGGTCGAGGCCGGCGATGGCCCGCAACAGCGTCGACTTGCCCGAACCGCTGGGACCCAACAGGGCCGTCAACGATCCTGCGGGCACGACGAAGTCGACGTCGTCCAGGGCGGCGAAATCGCCGTAGCGCTTGTTGGCGCCCTGCACCGTGATCGCGTGGTTCATGTGCGTATCCCTCCCCGGGCCTATCTTGCGGCCCGCTTGCGGCGGGCGTCGAGGATCACCTGCGCGATGAGCACCAGCACCGCGACGGTCATCAGCAGAGTGGAAATGGCGTAGGCGCCGTACTCGGCACCGCGGTTGTACCGGTCGGCGACCAGCAGCGTCAGCGTCTGTGACTGCCCGGGAAGGTTCGCCGACACCATGATGACCGCGCCGAACTCCCCCAGCGTGCGGGCGACGGTGAGGACGATGCCGTAGGTCAGGCCCCAGCGGATCGACGGCAGCGTGATCCGCCAGAAGGTCTGCCACCACGTCGCGCCCAGCGTCGCCGATGCCTCCTCCTGATCGGTGCCCAGCTCGTGGAGCACAGGCTCGACCTCTCGGATCACGAAGGGCACCGTGACGAACACACTGGCCAGCACGATGCCCGGGAAGCCGAAGATGATCCGCAGGCCCAGGTCGTTCTGCACGAAGCCGAACAGCCCGGCCGACCCCCACAGCAGGATCAGCGCGACGCCGACGACCACCGGCGAGACCGCGAACGGCAGGTCGATGACGGCCTGCAGGATGCTCTTGCCGCGGAATCGGTTGCGCGCCAGCACCAGTGCGGTGGGGACTCCGAACAACACATTGAGCGGCACCACGATCGCGACGATCAGCAGCGACAGCTGCAGCGCGGAGATCGCGGCGGGCGTGCCGACGGAGGCGACGAACGCACCGACACCCGGGGAGAACGTTCGCCACAGGATCACCCCTACGGGCACGATCACCAGGATGGCGACGTAGCCGAGAGCCACCCACCGCAGCAGATGACGGACCGCCGGAGACAGGATCATTCCGCCAGTTCCTCCCTTTTGGCGGCACGCGCACCGACGGCACGCAGAATGAACAGCACCACGAAAGAGATCAGCAGCAACACGATGGAGATCGCTGCGGCACCGACCTTGTCGTCGTTCTCGATCAAGGTGCGGATCCATTGCGACGACACCTCGGTCTCACCGGGGACCGCGCCGCCGATCAGCACCACCGAGCCGAATTCGCCGATGGCGCGGGAGAATGCGAGCCCGGCGCCGGACAGCAGTGACGGCAGCAGCGCGGGCAGCACCACGCGGGTGAAGATGAGGCGGTTGTCGGCGCCCAGCGACGCGGCCGCCTCCTCCACCTCCCTGTCGAGCTCGAGCAGCACCGGCTGCACCGACCGCACCACGAACGGGAGGGTGACGAACAGCAGCGCGATCCCCACACCCCACTGCGTGTGCTGCAGATGCAGTCCCACCGGGCTCGCGGGGCCGTACAGCGCCAGCATCACCAGGCTCGCGACGATCGTCGGCAGCGCGAACGGCAGGTCGATGACGGCGTCGACCAGGCGCTTGCCCGGAAAGTCGTCACGGGTCAGCACCCACGCGACGATCAGTCCGAAAATCCCGTTGACCACCGTGACCCCGACCGAGATCGTCAGCGTCACCCGGAAGGAGTCCAGCGCCGAGTTGGAGGTGACCGCCAGCCAGAACGCCCTCCAGCCACCGGTCGCCGACTGCCACAGGATCGCCGCCAGCGGCAGCAACACGATGATCGACAACCACAGCGTCGCGGCGCCGACCCGCAGGGACGTGCTGCCGTACCTGCGGGGCAGCACACGGGGCCGCGCCGGCTCGACGGCCTCGACGGTCGAGGTCATCCAGTCGCCTGCTTGTAGATCTTGGTGATCGAGCCGTTGTCCTTGTCGAACAGGTCCGGGTCGACCGCGGACCAGCCGCCGAGATCAGCGATCGTCCAGAGCTTCTGCGGCGCCGGGAAGTCGGCGGCGAAGTCCTTGGCCACCGCGGGATCGACGGGCCGGAACCCGGCCTCGGCCCACAGCTTCTGCCCCTCGGGGGTGTAGAGGAAGTTCTTCAACGCGTTGGCCTGCTGCTGGTGGGTACTGGTCGTCACGACCGCCACCGGGTTCTCGATCTTGAACGTCTGCGGCGGGTTGATGTGCTCGACGGGCTTGCCCTGGCGTTCGACGTTGATGGCCTCGTTCTCGTAGGAGATCAGCACGTCGCCGGTGCCCTGCAGGAAAACGTCGGTGGCCTCCCGGCCCGACCCCGGACGCGTCTTGACGTGCTCGGTGACCAGCTTGTCGACGAAGTCCAGACCGGCCTGGGGGTTCTTGCCGCCGTCACTCTTGGCAGCGTACGGCGCGAGCAGGTTCCACTTCGCCGAACCGGAACTCAGCGGGCTGGGAGTGACCACCTCGACGCCGGGCTGCAGCAGGTCGTCCCAGTCCTTGATGCCCTTCGGGTTGCCCTTGCGGACCATCAGCGACACGACGGAACCGAACGGGATGCCCTTGGTGGCGTCGGCGTTCCACTCCTTGGCGACCTTGTTGGCCTTGACCAGCCGGGTGATGTCCGGCTCGACGGAGAAGTTCACCAGGTCGGCGGGCTTGCCGTCGACGACCGCACGGGATTGATCGCCCGAGGCGCCGTAGGACGCCCTCACCGCCGCGCCCTTACCCTCCGGCGTCGCGGCGAAAGCCGGGATGATCTTGCTCCAGCCCGGTTCGGGAACCGCATAGGCCACCAGCGTCAGCGTCGTCTCGGCACCCCCGCCGCCGTCACCCCCGGCGACGTCGCTGGATCCGCCACCGCAGGCGGCGACCATCGACGCCGTCAGGGCAAGAGCGGCGGCAGCGCGCCGGCGTGCGGTGAGTTTCATCGGACGACCTTTCCATGGCGGGTACGAACTCGGGGGGAGCCCGCCTGCACGGAAGGTTATGGCACGGTGCCGTGGGTTATGCGCATCAGCGACTGCTGTTGCGTACACCTCCGCCAGACGGGTGGGGAGTCAGCAGCAACAACAGACATCAGCAACGGCGGAAAGACCGACGGCAATGAGCGCCACGATGTGGCCGCCCTTCTTGCCGCTTGCCGAATGCATGGCGCGAAGAATAACAGAGTCGCCGCTGTTGTCCTGTCCGGCGAATTCGGCCGGTCAGCGGGTGAGCAGCCAGGTGACGATGACGAGGACGATCAGCGCGACGAGCACCAGCGTGACGCGCGAACGCGGCATTCCGCTCATGTGTCGCCGCCCCGTTCGTCGGGCGTGCTGTGGCCGGTTCCGCGGCGCAGGCGCTGGCTCAGCCGGATCCCGTTGCCGAGCAGCACGTCGAACAGCACGGCGACGCCGAAGGCCAGCGCCAGCACGACCGGCATGACCACGGCGGTCTGCGCGACGAACGGCAGTCCGGACAGCCACAACTCCACGCTGTCCCACCAATTCAGGAAGCCGGTCATCAAGCCAGCCTATGCTCCGGACGAAACACCACGACATAGGGTGTTTCGGCTAGACGCCGGGCTCGGTCGCAGTCGATGATGACCTGCATGGCCCTGCAGCGCACCCACACCTCCGACGCGGCGGCATCCAACGGGGAGGCCTCCGCGTTCGCTCTGGCCTCCCCCGCGCCGTACTACAGTCCCGGTCCGCTGCGGAACCCTTTCCCTCCGATCGCCGACTACGCGTTCCTGTCCGACTGCGAGAACACGTGCCTGATCTCGTCGGCGGGCTCGGTGGAGTGGTTGTGTGTGCCGCGGCCGGACTCGCCCAGTGTGTTCGGCGCGGTGCTGGACCGGGGTGCGGGCCACTTCCGGCTGGGCCCCTACGGGGTGTCGGTGCCGGCGGCGCGTCGCTACCTGCCCGGCAGCCTGATCTTGGAGACCACCTGGCAGACCCACACCGGATGGCTGATCGTGCGCGACGCGCTGGTGATGGGGCCGTGGCACGACCTCGAGACCCGTTCGCGCACCCACCGCCGCACCCCGATGGACTGGGACGCCGAGCACATCCTGCTGCGCACCGTGCGCTGCGTGAGCGGCACCGTCGAACTCGTGATGAACTGCGAGCCGTCGTTCGACTACCACCGCACCAGCGCCAGTTGGGAGTACTCCGCCCAGGCCTACGGCGAGGCGATCGCGCGTGCGACCAAGAACCCGGACTCGCACCCGACGTTGCGGCTGACCACCAACCTGCGCATCGGCCTGGAGGGTCGGGAGGCCCGCGCCCGCACCAGGCTCAAGGAAGGCGACAACGTCTTCGTCGCGCTGAGCTGGTCGCGGCATCCGTCGCCGCAGAACTTCGACGAGGCCGCCGACAAGATGTGGAAGACCAGTGAGTGCTGGCGTCAGTGGATCAACGTCGGCGACTTCCCGGACCATCCGTGGCGGGCCTACCTGCAGCGCAGTGCGCTGACCCTCAAGGGCCTGACGTACTCCCCCACCGGCGCACTGCTCGCCGCTCCGACCACGTCGCTGCCGGAAACGCCTCAGGGCGAACGCAATTGGGACTACCGATACGCCTGGGTGCGCGACTCCACGTTCGCGCTGTGGGGGCTGTACACGTTGGGGCTCGATCGCGAGGCCGACGACTTCTTCGCGTTCATCGCCGACGTCTCCGGCGCCAACAACGGTGAGCGCCACCCGTTGCAGGTGATGTACGGCATCGGCGGGGAGCGCAGCCTGGTCGAGGAGGAACTCAACCACCTGTCGGGATACGACAACGCCCGGCCGGTGCGCATCGGCAACGGCGCCTACAACCAGATGCAGCACGACATCTGGGGCACGATGCTCGACTCGGTGTATCTGCACACGAAGTCGCGCGAGCAGATCCCCGAGACGCTGTGGCCGGTGCTCAAGGAGCAGGTCGAGGAGGCCATCAAGCACTGGAAGGAACCCGACCGCGGCATCTGGGAGGTACGCGGCGAGCCGCAGCACTTCACCTCGAGCAAGATCATGTGCTGGGTGGCCCTGGACCGCGGGGCCAAACTCGCCGACCTCGAAGGCGAGAAGTCCTACGCACAGCAGTGGCGCACGATCGCCGAGGAGATCAAGGCCGACATCCTCGAGCGCGGGGTCGACTCGCGCGGTGTGCTCACCCAGCGCTACGGAGACGACGCGCTGGACGCGTCGCTGTTGCTGGCCGTGCTGACCCGGTTCCTGCCGCCCGACGATCCGCGGATCCGCGCGACCGTGATAGCGATCGCCGACGAGCTCACCGAAGAGGGGCTGGTGCTGCGGTACCGGGTCGAGGAGACCGACGACGGGCTGGCCGGCGAGGAGGGCACCTTCACGATCTGCTCCTTCTGGTTGGTGTCGGCTCTGGTGGAGATCGGCGAGATCCGCCGCGCGAAGCATCTGTGCGAGCGGCTGCTCTCGTTCGCCAGTCCGCTGCATCTCTACGCCGAGGAGATCGAGCCGCGGACCGGTCGCCACATGGGCAACTTCCCGCAGGCGTTCACCCACCTGGCGCTGATCAACGCGGTGGTGCACGTGATCCGCGCGGAGGAGGAAGCCGACAGCTCCGGAAATTTCCAGCCGGCGAACGCGCCCGTGTAACGGGTTCGTCGCGGTTTCGCCTCTGCCCGCGCAGAAGACTCCCGCCGTTCACCTCGGGGGTGGACCATGACCGCATGAGTTTCTCCGGGACAGACACCACGTCTCGTCAGGTCATCGACAACGCCGTGGGCATTCTCATCGCACTGCGCGGCTGCACGCGCCGCGAGGCCTTCGACGAGTTGGTCCAGGTGGTGAATCAGACCGGCGTCGGAATCGGCAGTCTGGCAACGGGTTTGGTGGCAGTCGCGGGCGGTTCCGCGTCACCGCAGCACGCCGAGGCCTTCACCGTCTGGGGTGAGCTGATCCGGCGGGCGCGGCCGATGGCCACCGCGTCCTGACCCGGATCACTTCCCACCGGCGTTCTTGATCATCGCGTCGGCGATCTGCACGGCCTCGTCGGTGACGCTGTACCCACAGGACCACGCCTCGACGGTCACGTTGGACACCAGCGACAGCGCGTGCTGGCACGCCCAGCCGCCCGAATCGTTCTGCGACGTCGTCTGAGTGAGCATCGCGTCGCCCGCCTCGGCGTCGCCGAGCTGCCACGTGTACTCGCCGTCACCGACGTCCACCGAGCGGTTCGCGCATTTCTGCCATGTGTCCGACGAGTGCCCGAAGAAGTCCTGCGCGTTCTGTGCCGCCGGGTAGAGCACGGCGGTCTGCTCGACCCAGTGATCGTTGTCGTCGGTGGGTTCACGGGCCACCCGGTCGCGCACGGCGGTCCACCCGGTGCCCGCGTACACCGGTTCCTCGGCACCGTAGATCGCGCCCAGGCAGGCCGGATCGGACACTCCGGCGGAATGGTCGGTCATCTCCTCGAGCGAGCTCGTGACCGTCATCTGAGTGGACCCGACGATGCCGTTGAGTTCGCCGATGCCGAGCAGGATGCGGTCCAACGAGGCCTCGTCCAGCGGTGCGATGTCACGCTGCCCCGGGCCACCGGCGCCGCGCACGGCCGTGCCGCCCACCGTGTTCGCACAGCCGGCGAGCAGCAGCGACGCCACGGTCAGCACGCCGACGGCGCCGACGTGACGGGTCGCGGCTGCGCGGGTCACCGGGTCATTGTGGCGCACCGGCGGCCCGCGAACCCGCCGATCGGAACAAGATCAACGCCGGGTGGTGATCTTGTCCAGGATCAGGTTCGCGACGCCCGCGGCGCCGTGTGTGTCGGCCGAGGGCCGGGGGTCGGTGAGCTCGACCTCGACGATGCAGTCGCCTGCCACGCCCAGGGCGCGCATCCCCGTCGGCGACCCGGTGCCGTCCGAGGCGTGCAGCACGCTCGCCGAGACCACCCGCCGGTCGAAGACGACGTCGGTGATCCTGCTGAGCTCGTCGACGACCTGCCCTGAACCGTGCCGCGCCAGCGTCTCACCGTCGCAGCGCCGCCACCGATCGGTCGCCGCGGCGAAGAATTGTTGCGCCGCAACCGCACTCGTCATCTGAACGACTCCGAAGAAGCCCGACACCGGCGGCCCGTCGAACCCGCCTCCCGCCCACGAGTTCGTGGCGACCGACTGCACCGGGCTGCCGTTGTAGACGCTTCGCTGGAGCCGGTACGCCGCACCGACGCACTCGGCAGGCGTCGCGTCGGTTTCGGCGACGCCGTCGAGCAGCATGTGGCCGTCACCCTGGACGAGCTGACCCGTGAACCCGGCCGGCCCGGTGCCCAGAGCCGCGGAGAGTTCGAGTGCGTCGGGCAGGAACCGGCCGAGCGGGACGGCCGGTGAGGGCTTGGCGGCCTCAGCGATGTGCAGGACCGGCCGCTGATCGACCGGAGCGGCCGAGCATCCGGCCAGCAGCACGCACGCCCCGGCACCGGCGACCAGCGCCGCGAGCTTCCCCGACATACCCCCTTCGATAGCACGCCGCCGGCCGGCGCGCGACCGCTTCGGCGCAATACCGCGCGCCTCTGCACAGACACGCGCGCTCGCCGGAAGCTACTTCTTGCCTGCCTTGTCGGAGCCCGACTCGGTCGACAACGCCGCGACGAAGGCCTCCTGCGGCACGTCGACACGGCCGATCGTCTTCATCCGCTTCTTGCCTTCCTTCTGCTTCTCGAGCAGCTTGCGCTTACGGGTGATGTCACCGCCGTAGCACTTGGAGAGCACGTCCTTGCGGATAGCCCGAATATTCTCGCGCGCAATGATTTTCGACCCGATCGCGGCCTGCACCGGTACTTCGAACTGCTGACGCGGGATGAGCTCTTTGAGCTTGGTGGTCATCTTGTTGCCATACGCCGCAGCCGCGTCCTTGTGCACGATCGCGGAGAACGCGTCGACGGCCTCGCCCTGCAGCAGGATGTCGACCTTGACCAGTTGCGCCTCCTGCTCGCCGGCCTCCTCGTAGTCCAAGCTGGCGTAGCCGCGGGTGCGCGACTTCAGCGAGTCGAAGAAGTCGAAGATGATCTCGCCCAGCGGCATCGTGTACCGCAGTTCGACGCGTTCGGGCGAGAGGTAGTCCATGCCGCCGAGCTCACCGCGACGGGATTGGCACAGCTCCATGATCGTGCCGATGAACTCACTCGGTGCGATGATCGTGGTCTTGACGATCGGCTCGTACACCTCGCGGACCTTGCCTTCCGGCCAGTCCGACGGGTTGGTCACGGTGAGCTCGGTTCCATCGTCCTTGATGACCCGGTAGACGACGTTCGGCGAGGTCGAGATCAGGTCGAGGTCGAATTCGCGCTCGAGGCGTTCGCGCGTGATCTCCATGTGCAACAGGCCGAGGAACCCGCAGCGGAAGCCGAAGCCCAGCGCCACCGACGTCTCGGGCTCATACGTCAGCGCCGCGTCGTTGAGCTGCAGCTTGTCCAGTGCGTCGCGCAGGTCGGGATAGTCCGACCCGTCGACGGGATAGAGGCCCGAATAGACCATCGGCTTGGGTTCGCGGTATCCGGTCAGCGGTTCGGCGGCCCCGCCCCGGGCGGTGGTCACGGTGTCGCCGACCTTGGACTGGCGCACGTCCTTCACGCCGGTGATCAGATAGCCGACCTCGCCGACACCCAGGCCGTCCGCGGCCTTCGGTTCCGGGGAGACGATGCCCACCTCGAGGAGTTCGTGGGTGGCGCCGGTGGACATCATCTTGATCCGTTCGCGCGGGACGATCCTGCCGTCCACCACGCGGACGTAGGTCACCACACCGCGGTAGGTGTCGTAGACGGAGTCGAAGATCATGGCCCGGGTCGGGGCGTCGGCGTCACCGACCGGGGCGGGCACCTGGCGGACCACCTCGTCGAGCAGCTCGGCCACCCCTTCGCCGGTCTTGCCGGACACCCGCAGCACATCCGAGGGCTCGCATCCGATGATGTGCGCGAGCTCGCCGGCGTAGCGGTCCGGGTCGGCCGCGGGCAGGTCGATCTTGTTGAGCACCGGGATGATGGCCAGGTCGCGGTCCAGCGCCAGGTAGAGGTTGGCCAGCGTCTGGGCTTCGATGCCCTGCGCGGCGTCGACCAGCAGAACCGCGCCCTCGCACGCCTCCAGGGCGCGGGACACCTCGTAGGTGAAGTCGACGTGGCCGGGTGTGTCGATCAGGTGCAGAACGTGCTCTTCGTCACCAACTTTCCAAGGCAGCCGGACGTTCTGCGCCTTGATGGTGATGCCGCGTTCGCGCTCGATGTCCATCCGGTCCAGGTACTGGGCGCGCATCGACCGCTCGTCGACCACGCCGGTCAACTGCAGCATCCGGTCGGCCAGCGTGGACTTGCCGTGGTCGATGTGGGCGATGATGCAGAAATTGCGTATCTGCGCCGGCGCGGTGAAGGTCTTGTCGGCGAAACTGCTAATTGGGTTTCTCCTGGTGAGCGCTGCCTGGGTGCCGGAAACGGCCAGTCCAGAGTAACGAGCCGACGCCGTCACGACACAATCGAGCACTGCGGCGAGCGCCTAGACTTGGCCGTTATGGCGTCATCGTCATCTCCATTGCGGACGTTTCAACGGCTGGTGTTCTCCGAAGCCCCCCGATTCGTGCGCCAGTTGCAGCGCTCGGAAACCCTCCAGCGCGGCCTCGCGCAGGGCATTCGGTTCGGTCTCGACGTCATCGCCGGCTCGCAGGAGGCGCCGGCGCGGGCGCTGCCGCCCGGTCGTCCCATCTCCAGCAACTTCGTGCCGACGGCCCATCGGGCACGCAGGGTGTCGTATTCC is a window of Mycolicibacterium chubuense NBB4 DNA encoding:
- the lepA gene encoding translation elongation factor 4, translating into MAVSGTQAALTRRNPISSFADKTFTAPAQIRNFCIIAHIDHGKSTLADRMLQLTGVVDERSMRAQYLDRMDIERERGITIKAQNVRLPWKVGDEEHVLHLIDTPGHVDFTYEVSRALEACEGAVLLVDAAQGIEAQTLANLYLALDRDLAIIPVLNKIDLPAADPDRYAGELAHIIGCEPSDVLRVSGKTGEGVAELLDEVVRQVPAPVGDADAPTRAMIFDSVYDTYRGVVTYVRVVDGRIVPRERIKMMSTGATHELLEVGIVSPEPKAADGLGVGEVGYLITGVKDVRQSKVGDTVTTARGGAAEPLTGYREPKPMVYSGLYPVDGSDYPDLRDALDKLQLNDAALTYEPETSVALGFGFRCGFLGLLHMEITRERLEREFDLDLISTSPNVVYRVIKDDGTELTVTNPSDWPEGKVREVYEPIVKTTIIAPSEFIGTIMELCQSRRGELGGMDYLSPERVELRYTMPLGEIIFDFFDSLKSRTRGYASLDYEEAGEQEAQLVKVDILLQGEAVDAFSAIVHKDAAAAYGNKMTTKLKELIPRQQFEVPVQAAIGSKIIARENIRAIRKDVLSKCYGGDITRKRKLLEKQKEGKKRMKTIGRVDVPQEAFVAALSTESGSDKAGKK